In Leptospira congkakensis, one DNA window encodes the following:
- the ispF gene encoding 2-C-methyl-D-erythritol 2,4-cyclodiphosphate synthase has protein sequence MFRVGNGIDFHKLIHEPFRPLILAGVEIKSEFAFLGHSDADIVLHAVADAILGALALGDIGVHFPDTDPQYKNMKSTRIIDKCLELIAEKKFKLVNVDCTYVGDHPKINPIRAELNESLANIIKLPLDCVSIKATTSEGMGSLGRSEGAMVMATVLLESTKAKS, from the coding sequence ATGTTTAGAGTTGGAAACGGAATCGATTTTCATAAATTAATCCATGAACCTTTTCGCCCGCTCATACTTGCCGGTGTAGAGATAAAATCAGAATTTGCCTTTCTTGGTCATAGCGATGCTGATATCGTCTTACATGCAGTGGCAGATGCCATTCTCGGAGCTTTGGCTCTCGGGGATATTGGAGTTCATTTCCCTGATACAGACCCTCAATATAAAAACATGAAGTCCACTCGTATCATTGATAAATGTTTAGAACTCATCGCAGAAAAAAAATTCAAACTTGTGAACGTTGATTGTACTTATGTGGGTGATCATCCTAAAATCAATCCGATCCGTGCGGAACTGAACGAATCTTTGGCCAATATCATCAAATTACCGTTAGATTGTGTTTCGATTAAGGCAACTACCTCGGAAGGAATGGGTTCTCTTGGACGAAGCGAAGGTGCGATGGTGATGGCGACCGTTTTAC
- the nadA gene encoding quinolinate synthase NadA translates to MSLVTKDQLVQKLNPIYLPHEIEERIIPLAEEINRLKKEKNAVILGHNYMTPDVFWGVSDIIGDSLYLSKMAKETKADMILFNGVHFMAETAKILSPEKRVLIADLKAGCSLAEAITRDDVKALKAKYPGVPVVTYVNCSAEVKAETDVCCTSANALQIVNAVEGDTVIFLPDEYLAGNVRNHTTKTIISHPGRCMVHEMYTPEDIKSAKRLFSGDLTVITHPECHEDVVKEADFSGSTSQMVDFIRQSKTNKIMLVTECSMGDNLRAEFPEKEFVSTCQTCPHMKKITLEKVRDALLKEQYEIFLDEEVIRLAQKSVNRMLELSYKK, encoded by the coding sequence ATGTCTCTAGTTACTAAAGACCAGTTGGTTCAAAAATTAAATCCTATTTATCTTCCTCACGAAATCGAGGAACGGATCATTCCACTAGCGGAAGAAATAAACCGCCTTAAAAAAGAAAAAAATGCAGTCATCCTTGGGCATAATTACATGACTCCCGATGTTTTTTGGGGAGTGTCCGATATCATTGGAGACTCTTTGTATCTTTCCAAAATGGCAAAGGAAACAAAGGCCGATATGATCCTTTTTAATGGGGTTCATTTTATGGCAGAAACTGCTAAAATTTTATCTCCAGAAAAAAGAGTTCTCATCGCAGACTTAAAAGCTGGTTGTTCTTTGGCAGAAGCCATCACAAGAGACGATGTCAAAGCACTCAAAGCAAAATACCCAGGTGTTCCCGTAGTTACGTATGTCAACTGTTCGGCGGAAGTAAAAGCAGAAACTGATGTATGTTGTACTTCGGCCAATGCCTTACAAATCGTCAATGCAGTAGAAGGAGATACTGTTATTTTTTTGCCGGATGAATATTTGGCAGGAAATGTTCGCAATCATACAACTAAAACTATTATTTCCCATCCTGGTCGTTGTATGGTACATGAAATGTACACTCCTGAAGACATTAAATCCGCAAAACGATTGTTCTCTGGTGATTTAACTGTCATCACTCATCCTGAATGCCATGAGGATGTTGTAAAAGAAGCGGATTTTTCTGGATCTACTTCGCAAATGGTGGATTTCATTCGCCAAAGCAAAACAAACAAAATTATGTTAGTGACAGAATGTTCGATGGGTGACAACCTTCGGGCCGAGTTTCCAGAAAAAGAATTTGTATCCACTTGTCAAACCTGTCCCCACATGAAAAAAATTACTTTGGAAAAAGTAAGAGACGCACTTCTCAAAGAACAATATGAAATCTTTTTGGATGAAGAAGTGATTCGTCTCGCACAAAAGTCTGTGAACCGAATGTTAGAATTGAGTTATAAAAAGTAG
- a CDS encoding penicillin-binding protein activator LpoB, protein MKQILFSFLLVGFLFQCSSSPKRLDNADDYISDSGGLTSQELVKAADKLAGQIGEYFKENPHEEGVFVAHFPTRNDTSEQIQTELFDNAFVSKLIKGKIFTVRTKTREQSLNEIQFSLSGLTSNRLSIGKLKSPNFFVRCEINENMFTSDGEKIVEQSINIELVEVETTIAVWSEKVSYRKLAVRGNKGVSW, encoded by the coding sequence ATGAAACAAATTCTTTTCTCGTTTCTCTTAGTAGGATTCTTATTCCAATGCAGTAGCAGTCCCAAACGACTCGACAACGCTGATGATTATATCTCCGACTCAGGTGGGCTTACAAGCCAGGAATTGGTGAAAGCCGCAGACAAACTTGCAGGCCAAATTGGGGAGTACTTTAAAGAAAACCCACATGAAGAAGGTGTCTTCGTTGCTCACTTCCCCACTCGTAACGATACATCCGAACAAATCCAAACCGAACTTTTTGATAATGCTTTTGTTTCCAAACTCATCAAAGGTAAAATTTTTACAGTTCGCACAAAAACAAGAGAACAGTCTCTCAACGAAATTCAATTCAGTTTGTCTGGACTCACATCCAATAGACTTTCCATCGGTAAACTCAAGTCACCTAACTTCTTTGTTCGTTGCGAAATCAATGAAAACATGTTTACTTCTGATGGAGAAAAAATCGTAGAACAATCCATCAATATTGAACTTGTGGAAGTAGAAACTACGATTGCTGTTTGGTCCGAAAAAGTATCTTACCGCAAACTCGCCGTTCGAGGAAATAAAGGGGTTAGCTGGTAA
- the ftsZ gene encoding cell division protein FtsZ, giving the protein MLYLEEEKTSPAIIKVIGVGGGGMNAVTRMVHSKMTGVDFIVMNTDEQVLLKSPVEVKIQLGNKVTRGMGAGGDPELGEKAALEDKERIVSALKGADMVFVTAGMGGGTGTGAAPIIAAIAKELKCLVVGVVTVPFSFEGKRRAELAKQGIDQLRANVDTLITIRNDSIFQVVDKNTPVDMAFRVIDDILLNGVRGISDIINHPGIINVDFADVKTIMKDTGDAILGVGEGSGETRVSEAVEQAINNTLLEDSSIQGAKSLLINVTGGNDLTIHEWNEVSQIITAQADPDANIIIGLNEDQSLSEQIRVTVIATGFNKKGKQYQREQKVVGSEESISPMVYIRKSEEKESGFGKDVDSTRSIRQTNRGFSSQKQSSPFQNYGEDYDIPAFLRRKND; this is encoded by the coding sequence ATGTTGTACCTAGAAGAAGAAAAAACAAGCCCAGCAATTATTAAAGTCATTGGAGTCGGTGGAGGCGGGATGAACGCCGTCACACGAATGGTTCATTCTAAAATGACAGGTGTTGACTTTATTGTTATGAACACCGACGAACAAGTATTATTAAAATCTCCTGTAGAAGTAAAAATTCAATTAGGTAACAAAGTAACAAGAGGGATGGGTGCTGGCGGTGATCCAGAACTCGGTGAAAAAGCAGCTCTAGAAGACAAGGAACGAATTGTATCTGCACTAAAAGGTGCTGATATGGTGTTTGTCACCGCAGGAATGGGTGGTGGAACGGGAACAGGGGCTGCTCCCATCATTGCTGCCATTGCCAAAGAACTAAAGTGTTTGGTTGTGGGTGTGGTGACGGTTCCTTTTTCTTTTGAAGGAAAACGCAGAGCAGAACTTGCAAAACAAGGAATCGATCAACTTCGCGCAAACGTAGACACACTCATCACCATTCGTAACGATTCTATCTTCCAAGTGGTGGACAAAAACACTCCTGTGGATATGGCATTTCGAGTGATCGACGATATATTGTTAAACGGTGTTCGTGGGATTAGTGATATTATCAACCATCCAGGGATCATCAATGTAGACTTTGCTGATGTAAAAACTATCATGAAGGATACTGGGGATGCAATTTTAGGTGTTGGTGAGGGAAGTGGAGAAACTCGTGTGAGTGAGGCTGTAGAACAAGCCATCAACAACACTCTGTTAGAGGATTCCAGCATCCAAGGAGCTAAGTCTCTTCTTATCAATGTGACTGGGGGAAATGATCTTACCATCCATGAATGGAATGAAGTTTCTCAAATCATTACAGCACAGGCAGATCCCGATGCCAATATCATCATTGGATTGAATGAAGACCAGTCTCTTTCGGAACAAATTAGAGTGACTGTGATTGCAACCGGATTTAACAAAAAAGGAAAACAATACCAAAGAGAACAAAAGGTTGTGGGTTCAGAAGAATCCATTTCTCCTATGGTTTATATCCGAAAGTCGGAAGAAAAAGAATCTGGGTTTGGAAAGGATGTGGATTCGACTCGTTCCATCCGCCAAACAAACCGAGGATTTTCTTCGCAAAAACAATCCTCCCCGTTTCAAAACTACGGAGAGGATTACGATATCCCTGCTTTTTTAAGAAGAAAGAACGATTAA